In a genomic window of Jaculus jaculus isolate mJacJac1 chromosome 8, mJacJac1.mat.Y.cur, whole genome shotgun sequence:
- the Vps18 gene encoding vacuolar protein sorting-associated protein 18 homolog, with product MASILDEYEDSLSRSAVLQPGCPSVGIPHSGYVNAQLEKEVPIFTKQRIDFTPSERITSLVVSCNQLCMSLGKDTLLRIDLGKANEPNHVELGRKDDTKVHKMFLDHTGSHLLVALSNTEVLYMNRNGQKVRPLARWKGQLVESVGWNKALGTESSTGPILVGTAQGQIFEAELSASEGGLFGPAPDLYFRPLYTLNEEGGPAPVCSLEAERGPDGRGFVIATTRQRLFQFIGRAAEGGVEAQGFSGLFAAYTDHPPPFREFPSNLGYSELAFYTPKLRSAPRAFAWMMGDGVLYGSLDCGRPDSLLGEERVWEYPEGVGPGASPPLAIVLTQFHFLLLLTDRVEAVCTLTGQVVLRDHFLEKFGPLRHMVKDSSTGQLWAYTERAVFRYHVQRESRDVWRTYLDMNRFDLAKEYCRERPDCLDTVLAREADFCFRQHRYLESARCYALTQSYFEEIALKFLEARQEEALVEFLQRKLAGLKPAERTQATLLTTWLTELYLSRLGALQGDPEALNLYRETRECFRAFLSNPRHKEWLFASRASIHELLASHGDTEHMVYFAVIMQDYEQVVAYHCQHEAYEEALAVLARHRDPQLFYKFSPILIRHIPCQLVDAWMEMGSRLDARQLIPALVNYSQGGEAQQVSQAIRYMEFCVNVLGETEQAIHNYLLSLYARGQPASLLAYLEQAGASPHRVHYDLKYALRLCAEHGHHRACVHVYKVLELYEEAVDLALQVDVDLAKQCADLPEEDEELRKKLWLKIARHVVQEEEDVQTAMACLASCPLLKIEDVLPFFPDFVTIDHFKEAICSSLKAYNHHIQELQREMEEATASAQRIRRDLQELRGRYGTVEPQDKCATCEFPLLNRPFYLFLCGHMFHADCLLQAVRPSLPAYKQARLEELQRKLGAAPPPAKGSARAKEAEGGAAAGGPSREQLKADLDELVAAECMYCGELMIRSIDRPFIDPQRYEEEHLSWL from the exons ATGGCGTCCATCCTGGATGAGTATGAGGACTCACTGTCCCGCTCGGCCGTCTTGCAGCCCGGCTGCCCTAGCGTGGGCATCCCCCACTCGG GATATGTAAACGCCCAGCTGGAGAAGGAAGTACCCATCTTCACGAAGCAGCGCATTGATTTTACTCCTTCAGAGCGCATCACCAGCCTTGTTGTCTCCTGTAATCAGCTCTGTATGAGCCTGGGCAAGGACACACTGCTCCG TATTGACCTGGGCAAGGCAAATGAACCCAATCATGTGGAGCTGGGGCGCAAGGATGACACCAAAGTTCACAAGATGTTCCTGGACCACACTG GTTCTCACCTGCTAGTTGCTCTGAGCAACACTGAGGTCCTCTACATGAACCGTAATGGACAGAAGGTACGTCCACTAGCACGCTGGAAAGGGCAGCTGGTGGAGAGTGTAGGTTGGAACAAGGCACTGGGCACGGAGAGCAGCACTGGCCCCATCCTGGTGGGCACAGCGCAAGGACAGATCTTTGAAGCAGAGCTCTCGGCCAGTGAGGGTGGGCTTTTTGGCCCTGCCCCAGATCTCTACTTCCGTCCACTGTACACGTTAAATGAAGAAGGAGGGCCAGCCCCTGTGTgctctctggaggctgagagAGGCCCAGATGGACGTGGCTTTGTCATTGCCACCACCCGGCAGCGCCTCTTTCAGTTCATAGGCCGAGCAGCAGAAGGAGGGGTCGAGGCCCAGGGCTTCTCAGGGCTCTTTGCTGCCTACACAGACCACCCACCCCCATTCCGTGAGTTTCCTAGCAATTTGGGGTATAGCGAGTTGGCTTTCTATACTCCCAAGTTGCGCTCTGCACCCCGTGCCTTTGCCTGGATGATGGGGGATGGTGTGTTGTATGGCTCGCTGGACTGTGGGCGTCCTGACTCCCTGCTCGGTGAGGAGCGAGTCTGGGAGTACCCAGAGGGGGTAGGTCCTGGGGCCAGTCCACCCCTCGCCATTGTTTTGACCCAGTTTCACTTCCTGCTGTTGCTGACTGATCGGGTGGAGGCCGTGTGCACACTGACAGGGCAGGTGGTGCTGCGGGATCACTTCCTGGAGAAGTTTGGACCGCTGAGGCACATGGTGAAGGACTCCTCCACGGGCCAGCTGTGGGCCTACACCGAACGAGCCGTCTTCCGCTATCACGTACAGCGTGAGTCTCGGGACGTCTGGCGCACTTATCTTGACATGAATCGCTTTGATTTGGCCAAAGAGTATTGTCGAGAGCGGCCTGACTGCTTGGACACAGTCCTGGCCCGGGAGGCTGATTTCTGCTTTCGCCAGCATCGTTACCTGGAGAGTGCCCGCTGCTATGCCCTGACCCAGAGCTACTTTGAAGAGATTGCCCTCAAATTCTTGGAGGCACGACAGGAGGAGGCTCTGGTCGAGTTTCTGCAGCGAAAACTGGCTGGTTTGAAGCCAGCTGAGCGGACCCAGGCCACACTGCTGACTACCTGGCTGACAGAGCTCTACCTAAGCCGCCTTGGTGCTCTGCAGGGTGACCCAGAGGCCCTGAACCTCTACCGCGAGACACGCGAGTGCTTCCGTGCCTTCCTGAGCAACCCTCGCCACAAGGAATGGCTCTTTGCCAGCCGGGCTTCTATCCATGAGCTGCTTGCCAGTCATGGAGACACAGAGCACATGGTGTACTTCGCTGTGATCATGCAGGACTACGAGCAGGTGGTAGCGTACCACTGCCAGCACGAGGCCTATGAGGAGGCCCTGGCCGTGCTTGCCCGCCACCGTGACCCTCAGCTCTTCTACAAGTTCTCACCCATCCTCATCCGGCACATCCCCTGCCAGCTGGTAGATGCCTGGATGGAGATGGGCAGCCGACTGGATGCCCGGCAGCTCATCCCTGCCCTGGTGAACTACAGCCAGGGTGGCGAGGCCCAGCAGGTGAGCCAGGCCATCCGCTACATGGAATTCTGCGTGAATGTGCTCGGAGAGACTGAGCAGGCCATTCACAACTACCTGCTGTCGCTGTATGCCCGTGGCCAGCCCGCCTCGCTGCTGGCCTACCTGGAACAAGCTGGGGCCAGCCCACACCGTGTGCATTATGACCTCAAGTATGCGCTGCGACTTTGCGCTGAGCATGGACATCACCGTGCTTGTGTCCATGTCTACAAGGTGCTGGAGCTGTACGAGGAGGCTGTTGACCTGGCTCTGCAG GTGGATGTAGACCTGGCCAAGCAGTGTGCAGACTTGCCCGAGGAGGATGAGGAACTGCGCAAGAAACTGTGGCTGAAGATCGCGCGCCATGTTGtgcaggaggaggaagatgtGCAGACAGCCATGGCCTGCCTGGCCAGCTGCCCCCTGCTCAAGATTGAGGATGTACTGCCCTTCTTTCCTGATTTCGTCACCATTGACCACTTCAAGGAGGCGATCTGCAGTTCACTGAAAGCCTACAACCACCACATCCAAGAACTGCAGCGGGAGATGGAAGAGGCCACAGCCAGTGCCCAGCGCATCCGGCGAGATCTACAGGAGCTCCGGGGTCGCTATGGCACTGTGGAGCCCCAGGACAAATGTGCTACCTGTGAATTCCCCCTGCTTAACCGTCCTTTTTACCTCTTCCTCTGTGGCCACATGTTCCATGCTGACTGCCTGCTGCAGGCTGTGCGGCCTAGCCTGCCTGCCTATAAGCAGGCCCGGCTCGAGGAGCTGCAGCGGAAGCTTGGGGCGGCACCACCCCCAGCCAAGGGCTCTGCCAGAGCCAAAGAGGCTGAAGGTGGAGCTGCAGCTGGGGGACCCAGCCGGGAACAGCTCAAGGCTGACCTCGATGAGCTGGTGGCGGCTGAGTGCATGTACTGTGGGGAGCTGATGATCCGCTCCATTGACCGGCCCTTCATCGACCCCCAGCGCTATGAGGAGGAGCACCTCAGCTGGCTGTAG